The genome window ATCGCTATCCACCAGATTATAACCGATCAACATCTCGTCACACCCATCGCCATCCACATCGATCAACACTGGCGCATGCCCCGCCCCGTGATAATGCGGCGTCATCCACAATTCCGACAAATCGCTATCCAGAACATAAGTCGGATTGCCGTATTCATAAGGCGGATAAGCACCATCATTGACCTTCACTACGAGTTGCTGCCGCGTCGGATCGCCCCTCAAATTCCCGGCCTTCACCTGGGAAAAATTATCTGCTGGCAACTTCTTCTTTGCCTGCACCTCGCCCGTTTCCCCGTCAAAAACCGTCAACACATCCCACACAATCGAAATCACCTCCACCTTCCCATCGCCATCCACATCAGCGGTAAGAAAATCATTGCCTCCATGCGAGCAGTACGGATCTGCCCCTCGATGCGGCTCGCCCACCTGCCACAGCTGATTGCCCTCCTGGTCAATCGCCGTAATGCAGAACAAATGCCGTTCCTCATCCGTATTCCATCCCCGCTCGATGTAGAGATCCGACTTCAACTGCCCCGGACTCTGCCGCAACAAAAACTCCAGCTTTCCATCGCCATTCACATCCGCCACAACCATCTGTCCACCAACACCTTCCACATCCAGTTCCCACAGCAACCGCGCATCTCTCTGTACATCACCCATAGTAGCCTCCTTCTAAATACATCAATTCTCTTCCACAACCACAACGCGATCCACCCCAACATCTTCCAACACCTGCACGCGCCCACTCACCCAGCGCACCTCAATTCGATCCACGCGACGCGCATTGCCCAGCCCAAAATGCAGCCGCAAATCGCTCGCCGACAAATAGCTCGACTGACTCCGAACCTCGCGCACCTGAATCTTTCCCCCCGCGCTCACATGCACCACTGTACCAATCCCATCCCTATTTGAAAACCCCTGCCTCGTCTCCTGCATACCCCCCACCAGTTTTACAATGATCCAGCGTCCCGAGTTCTCAAATTCATTGCGAAACACCCGCGCACGCTGTCCTGAATGCAGTACCACCAGATCCAGATCGCCATCCTCATCCAGATCGCCAATCGCCGACCCGCGACTCACCCCTGGCATCTCAACGCCCGCATTGACCACCTCAAATCGCCCATCCACATTGCGAAATATTTGATCCGCCTGTAAATAGGACTCAGCCCTGGAAAACGCCTGTACATTTGGGAAAATATGCCCATTTGCCACAAACAGATCCAGATCACCATCATTGTCATAATCAAAAAAATGAGTGCCAAATCCCAGAGGCAGCAAAGACACACCGGCAATTCCGGTTGACACACTTCCCTCCATAAAAAATCCGCCCCCCGCACGCTGATAAATTGCATTGGTCTCGTAGGAAAAATTCGTCACAAAAATATCTGATCGTCCGTCCCCATCTACATCCCCCACATCAACCCCCATCCCCGCCTGCGTCCGACCCTGCGCATTAAACGCCACACCCGCCTCTATACCCACCTCCTCAAACCGTCCCCCCACATTGCGGTACAAAAAATTCGGCGTCGTATCATTCGCCACATAGAGATCGGTATCCCCATCCCCATCGTAATCCAGACTCACCACCCCAAGCCCTTTGCCCGAAGAATCTGCCACACCCGCCTCAAAAGACACATCTGTAAATAGTCCATTCCCCTCATTATGATAAAGCAAATCCGGCGCCCCCTCAAAATAGCCCGGATCGCAATACGTGCGAACACCCACCCGCTCGCAATTAGGCTCGGTTTTCACATCATACGTCAAATAGCGCACCACATACAGATCCAGATCGCCATCCCCATCCGCGTCAAAAAAGGTGGCACCAGCAGACCACCCACCGCCATCCACACCCGCCTTCTTTTCAGCAAAACCACCACGCCCATCGTTCTGATACAGCACATTGGCATCGTAACCCGTCGTATAAAGATCGAGATCGCCATCATTGTCATAATCCCCGATCGTACACCCCATCCCATACCCAACACCAGGCGCACCCGGCACAGCAGAAAAACGAAACACGCCATCGTTTCGGTAAAGCGCGTTCTCGCCACCCGTCTGCCCGTGTTCTCCATTGACAAAATACAGATCCAGATCGCCGTCCCCATCCGCATCAAATACCGCACAGCCCGACCCCATAGTCTCCAAATAATGCCAATTTCCCCGCGCGCCAGTCCGATGCACAAACGATATACCAGACGCTTCTGCAACCTCCACAAATTGCTCTGCAGCAACAGAACTCGAACCTAAAAGCAAAAAAAGAATGCCGATAATTCTAATCACTAATACTCCCATCCAATTGCGAAAGTATAGGCGCACCCATCTGTGTCTATCTGCGTATATTTGCGGATGCTTTTGCCGCCATTGCCTCTGCCTCTGCTTTCCGCCCTACCCGACCGTAGAGAACCGACAACTGGAGATACAACTCGCGCGGATCTTCCGCCCCCCCAATCACCTGATCGTACAACGCCCTTGCCGCGTCCATATCTCCCGCCACCGCATGTGCCACACCCAATCGCACCAACAATCCCGCAGAATACGCAACCTGATCTGCCCTCGTCTCATAGGTCGAGATACACTTATTCAAATGTCCCGTCTTCGCCTGTGCCTGGCTAATCTGATCGTAAATATAGAACGCGGCATAGGCAATAGGATCCATAGCCACAATCCGTTCGTATCCCTCCACCACATCGCGCGACAACCCATCGGCACACAAAAACATATCTGTCCTGTGTCTCAAAGCCTCGTCAGATACCATGCCTCCTTCACCCAGCGCAAAAGCCGCATCATAAGACCGCCGCGCTCGCTCTACATCTCCCAACGCCTGATAGGACTGTCCCAGAGCCAGATACACCACGGGGACCTCCGGACTAAACCGCCACGGCAAATCTGGATCTTCAACCAGAGCGACCGCTTGCTGATAAACCTCTATTGCCTTATCGTGATGCCCCAGCCTCACAAACCTGTCTCCGAAATCCAGCAAATCGGCTACCTTATCAAAGCGCGCAGGCAACACATACTGATCTCGAACCGCGTGCCGATGGCGCTCGTCAAAAAACTTAAACGTCTCCCACGCGTGCCGCGCCGATAGTGAATCGCCCGATATCTGATAAGCCTGTGCCAATCCATAATGACCTTTGGGATCTTCAAAATCAATTTTTGTCGCCCGTTTGTACGCAGATATAGCAGACGCATACTTGCCGTGCATCATCATGAGTTGTCCGATCTCTAAATGCGCCTCTTTGCGATCCGAAAACATGTGGACGGCCTTTTGAAATGCCTCCAGCGCCTCGTCGTGACGCGCTTGCCTGACCAGCGCAAGACCATATCCGTAAACCGCCAGATCGTCCGTCGGGTCTCGCTCCAAAACAGCCTGAAACGCCTCTTCCGCATCGGAATACGCCCCCGCCAATTCGGCCACAAATCCCAGATTTCGATAAAACATTGTCGCATCGGGTTTTAGCGCGATCGCCTGTCTAAATTCTTCAATCGCAGGGCTGTAATTGCGCTGAAAAAAATACACCACCCCGAGATCGTTGTGCGCTCCTGCATCCACTATTTTCAGATGAATGGCCCGCCGCAAATTCTCCCCAGCCTCTTGCAAATCGCCCTGCCGCGTCACAATTTGAAGCCATCCCAAAAATCGGTACGCATCTGCCGCTGTCTGATCGGCTGCGATCACATCCTCGCACCGCACCATTGCCCCGTAATAATTGCCCTTGATAATATCGACCAGCACCGAGTCCACCTGTGATGGCTCAACCTTTGAGACAAATAGCATCCACACCATTAGCCAAAAACCAAATCTTTTCAAAATCACCAACCTCCTCAATACAAATGAATCCAGTGTCCCCGCCCCATAAACCACAACACATCCACCGCAAACGACACGCCGACCCCCAGCGAATACCCCGAAAGCAATCCCGTAAACAATGGGCGATACCGCCGATAAAGCGTCACACCACCAATTTTCACAATCAAAAACTTACACGCCCAGGCAATAAAAATAGACCACGTCGCTTTCGTAGCGCGACCACTTCCACCCACTGCAAATCCAATCGGATGCAACGGCCACCAGGGCAAGCGGTATCTCAACACCGTCAACAGCGTCATGCCCACCACACCAACCCCAAAAAACATCAGACGAGAAGACGCTGGCCCCTGAGGGCTTTGCATCATGCTCACAGCCCGCGTAAACACGCTATCGCGGCCATAGCGAAAGGGAAACCCCCCAAAATTATACGCGCCCTGTTCATAGCCCCATCCCAGGCTCAAATAAATACACAGAGGAATACCCACCAACAGCGCCAGTCCCATACTCTTGCCCAGCCGCCTCTGATCGGTACCGGCCAGATCACCCATCTTCGCACTATTGGCCAGAGACGACATAAACATACCCTTCCCGTGAAAAAACAGCCCCTCT of Gemmatimonadota bacterium contains these proteins:
- a CDS encoding tetratricopeptide repeat protein: MKRFGFWLMVWMLFVSKVEPSQVDSVLVDIIKGNYYGAMVRCEDVIAADQTAADAYRFLGWLQIVTRQGDLQEAGENLRRAIHLKIVDAGAHNDLGVVYFFQRNYSPAIEEFRQAIALKPDATMFYRNLGFVAELAGAYSDAEEAFQAVLERDPTDDLAVYGYGLALVRQARHDEALEAFQKAVHMFSDRKEAHLEIGQLMMMHGKYASAISAYKRATKIDFEDPKGHYGLAQAYQISGDSLSARHAWETFKFFDERHRHAVRDQYVLPARFDKVADLLDFGDRFVRLGHHDKAIEVYQQAVALVEDPDLPWRFSPEVPVVYLALGQSYQALGDVERARRSYDAAFALGEGGMVSDEALRHRTDMFLCADGLSRDVVEGYERIVAMDPIAYAAFYIYDQISQAQAKTGHLNKCISTYETRADQVAYSAGLLVRLGVAHAVAGDMDAARALYDQVIGGAEDPRELYLQLSVLYGRVGRKAEAEAMAAKASANIRR
- a CDS encoding CRTAC1 family protein, whose product is MIRIIGILFLLLGSSSVAAEQFVEVAEASGISFVHRTGARGNWHYLETMGSGCAVFDADGDGDLDLYFVNGEHGQTGGENALYRNDGVFRFSAVPGAPGVGYGMGCTIGDYDNDGDLDLYTTGYDANVLYQNDGRGGFAEKKAGVDGGGWSAGATFFDADGDGDLDLYVVRYLTYDVKTEPNCERVGVRTYCDPGYFEGAPDLLYHNEGNGLFTDVSFEAGVADSSGKGLGVVSLDYDGDGDTDLYVANDTTPNFLYRNVGGRFEEVGIEAGVAFNAQGRTQAGMGVDVGDVDGDGRSDIFVTNFSYETNAIYQRAGGGFFMEGSVSTGIAGVSLLPLGFGTHFFDYDNDGDLDLFVANGHIFPNVQAFSRAESYLQADQIFRNVDGRFEVVNAGVEMPGVSRGSAIGDLDEDGDLDLVVLHSGQRARVFRNEFENSGRWIIVKLVGGMQETRQGFSNRDGIGTVVHVSAGGKIQVREVRSQSSYLSASDLRLHFGLGNARRVDRIEVRWVSGRVQVLEDVGVDRVVVVEEN